The genomic DNA ACCTTTGTGATCAAAGCCGGGCCGAAGCACGAAGTTTTGGGCACGAATTCATTGGGCGAGCCGTGCCGGACTTCGATTGCGATTGCGGATGGCAAGCTGTTTATTCGGGGCGAGAAGAATCTGTTTTGCATTGGTAAGAAAGGGTGATGAACCATGACATGGGACGAGATTATTAACAGCCCTTATCTGCAAGATTTGCCGTTCAAAATTGAGACCAATCGCTTTGGGCAAATCCTGATGAGTCCGGCATCGAACAAGCACGGTAGAATGCAATTCGATGTGGGTTATGGAATGCGTCGCAAGAGTAAAGGCGGCCAAGTGATCACCGAGTGTGCGATTGAGACGGCTGACGGTGTCAAGGTGGCGGATGTCGCTTGGCTGTCAGATGAG from Acidobacteriota bacterium includes the following:
- a CDS encoding Uma2 family endonuclease, yielding MTWDEIINSPYLQDLPFKIETNRFGQILMSPASNKHGRMQFDVGYGMRRKSKGGQVITECAIETADGVKVADVAWLSDEFFAEYGEVTPYPKAPEICVEVVSPSNSKLEIKQKVELYLARGAQEVWVVSSNHQVTYYGHTGQLKKSRILPGVKFWKN